One Setaria italica strain Yugu1 chromosome II, Setaria_italica_v2.0, whole genome shotgun sequence DNA segment encodes these proteins:
- the LOC101757363 gene encoding putative aldehyde oxidase-like protein isoform X1 yields MASSMSSVVGKATAVERLVFALNGRRYEVAAADVDPSTRLLEFIRTRTPFKGTKLGCGEGGCGACVVLIAKYNPKTNEVTEFTASSCLTLLYSINFCSVITTEGLGNTQDGFHAVQKRMSGFHASQCGFCTPGMCMSIFTSLINADKSKRPEPSKGFSKLKVSEAEKAFSGNLCRCTGYRPIVDACKSFASDVDLEDLGLNIFWKRGDKNPDVSDLPSYTLGGGVCTFPDFLKSEIKSSLDDLNDACIAASREGWYHPRSIKEYYELINSCLFSDSVKVVVGNTSTGIPGYKDQDLYNKYIEIGGIPELSNIVRTESGFEIGAATTISRTIEILKQECESISSPNGSVVFRKLADHMSKVATPFVRNTASIGGNIILAQKYPFPSDIATILLGAGATVCLQVVAGRRQITLEEFLGQPPLDPTTLLLSIFIPHWISDYQTKTTLLFETYRAAPRPLGNAVSYVNCAFLGHASVDQQSNALVLNNLRLAFGAYGTKHAIRAKKVEEFLAGKSLTASVVLGAIQLLRDVIVPMEGTSHPEYRVSAAVGFLFSFLSPLAKGIPQPGKALTSGSADSADTDDVRNLPVSSRRETISNDDYKPVGEPIKKYGVELQASGEAVYVDDIPAPKNCLYGEFIYSTQPLAHVKSIKFKSSLASEKIIDVVSAKDIPSGGENIGSTFTFGDEPLFGDTVAEYAGQALGVVIAETQRYADMAAKQVIIEYDTKDLSPPILTVEQAVENSSYFKVPPELYPTEVGDVSKGMAHADHKIPSTEVKLASEYYFYMETQTALAIPDEDNTLVVYSSSQYPELAQSVIARCLGIPFSKVRVITRRAGGGFGGKAFRSFQVATAAALCAYKLRRPVRMYLNRNTDMVMIGGRHPVKARYSVGFKSDGKITALHLDLLINAGISPDASPLMPGTIISSVKKYNWGALSFDIKVCKTNNTSKSVMRAPGDTQGSLIADAIIEHVASVLSVDANSVREKNFHTYGSLQLFYPDSAGEASTYTLHSIFNRLISTSSYLDRAESIKQFNSSNKWRKRGISCVPLIFRVEPRAAPGRVSVLNDGSIVVEVGGIEIGQGLWTKVQQMTAFALGKLWPDGVEGLLERVRVLQADTLNLIQGGLTAGSTSSESSCAATLQACNMLVDRLKPVLDRLQQQSKDVSWDTLISQASKENVNLSASAYWVPGQESNKYLNYGAAISEVEIDLLTGAITLLRGDLVYDCGKSLNPAVDLGQIEGSFIQGIGFFVYEEYVTNSDGLMICNSTWDYKIPSVDIIPKQFNAEVLNTGYHKNRVLSSKASGEPALIAASSVHCALREAIRAARREFANSTGSGSSPLEFQMDVPAPMTLVKELCGFDIVDKYLESLSTQERAAGA; encoded by the exons ATGGCGTCGTCGATGTCGTCGGTGGTGGGGAAGGCGACGGCGGTGGAGAGGTTGGTGTTCGCGTTGAACGGGCGGCGGTACgaggtggccgccgccgacgtggaTCCGTCGACGAGGCTGCTGGAGTTCATCCGCACGAGGACGCCATTCAAGGGCACCAAGCTCGGCTGCGGCGAAG GTGGTTGTGGGGCTTGTGTCGTACTTATAGCAAAGTATAACCCCAAGACAAATGAAGTGACTGAATTTACAGCAAGTTCATGCCTGACACTTCTTTACAGTATAAATTTCTGTTCAGTTATCACTACTGAGGGTCTGGGGAACACCCAAGATGGCTTTCATGCTGTTCAGAAGAGGATGTCCGGGTTTCATGCCTCTCAGTGTGGCTTCTGCACTCCTGGAATGTGCATGTCTATTTTCACCTCCCTTATCAATGCTGACAAATCCAAGAGGCCAGAACCATCAAAAGGGTTCTCAAAACTAAAAGTATCAGAAGCAGAAAAGGCTTTTTCAGGCAACTTGTGTAGATGCACTGGTTACCGTCCAATTGTTGATGCCTGCAAAAGTTTTGCATCAGATGTTGACTTGGAGGATTTGGGCCTTAATATATTCTGGAAGAGAGGTGATAAGAATCCAGACGTTAGTGATTTACCAAGTTACACTCTTGGTGGTGGAGTCTGCACTTTCCCGGACTTCCTAAAATCTGAGATAAAATCTTCCCTTGATGATTTGAATGATGCTTGTATTGCAGCATCCAGGGAGGGCTGGTATCATCCTAGAAGTATCAAAGAGTATTATGAGCTAATAAATTCTTGTTTATTTAGTGACTCAGTCAAAGTGGTTGTTGGGAACACCAGTACCGGTATTCCAGGATACAAGGATCAAGACCTCTACAATAAGTATATTGAGATAGGTGGTATTCCAGAACTTTCAAATATTGTAAGGACAGAGTCAGGCTTTGAAATTGGAGCAGCTACAACAATTTCTAGGACCATCGAGATACTTAAGCAAGAGTGTGAATCTATATCGTCTCCAAATGGCagtgttgttttcagaaaactTGCTGACCACATGAGCAAAGTTGCCACACCATTTGTCCGTAACACAGCTAGTATTGGAGGCAACATAATTTTGGCACAAAAATACCCATTTCCCTCAGACATTGCAACCATACTTCTCGGTGCTGGTGCTACTGTTTGTCTTCAGGTTGTTGCAGGACGGAGGCAAATTACTTTGGAAGAGTTCCTAGGGCAGCCTCCTTTGGATCCTACTACTTTACTCCTGAGCATATTCATTCCACATTGGATTTCAGATTATCAGACAAAAACAACTTTGTTATTTGAAACTTACCGGGCAGCACCTCGTCCTCTTGGAAATGCTGTTTCATATGTAAATTGTGCTTTCTTGGGGCATGCTTCTGTGGATCAACAATCAAATGCTCTTGTATTGAACAATCTGCGCTTGGCTTTTGGTGCATATGGAACAAAACATGCTATTAGAGCAAAGAAAGTGGAGGAATTCCTAGCTGGTAAATCACTCACTGCGTCGGTTGTACTTGGAGCAATTCAGTTACTTAGGGATGTGATTGTACCAATGGAGGGAACATCACATCCTGAATATAGAGTCAGTGCAGCTGTTGGATTTCTCTTCAGTTTCCTATCCCCTCTTGCGAAAGGCATCCCACAGCCTGGAAAAGCTCTGACCAGTGGTTCTGCTGATTCAGCAGATACAGATGATGTGCGTAACCTGCCAGTATCATCACGTCGAGAAACAATTTCCAATGACGATTATAAACCAGTTGGCGAGCCGATTAAGAAGTATGGCGTTGAACTTCAAGCTTCTG GGGAGGCAGTTTATGTCGATGATATTCCGGCTCCAAAGAATTGCCTCTATGGAGAATTTATTTACAGCACACAACCTCTTGCTCATGTCAAGAGTATTAAATTCAAGTCTTCATTAGCGTCAGAGAAGATCATCGATGTTGTTTCTGCCAAGGATATTCCAAGTGGTGGAGAAAATATTGGATCGACCTTCACATTTGGGGATGAACCACTGTTTGGTGATACAGTTGCTGAGTATGCTGGACAGGCTCTTGGTGTCGTG ATTGCAGAAACCCAAAGGTATGCTGATATGGCAGCCAAGCAGGTTATTATTGAATATGACACTAAAGATTTGAGCCCACCGATCTTAACTGTGGAACAAGCAGTCGAAAACAGTAGCTACTTCAAAGTCCCCCCAGAGTTGTATCCTACAGAAGTTGGCGATGTTTCCAAGGGAATGGCACATGCTGATCACAAGATCCCGTCAACAGAA GTAAAACTTGCCTCTGAGTACTACTTCTACATGGAAACACAGACTGCACTAGCCATTCCAGATGAGGATAACACCTTGGTGGTCTACAGTTCGTCACAGTACCCTGAACTTGCACAAAGTGTCATAGCACGGTGTCTGGGAATTCCATTCAGCAAGGTGCGTGTCATTACAAGAAGGGCTGGAGGTGGCTTTGGTGGAAAGGCATTTAGATCATTCCAG GTTGCAACAGCAGCTGCACTTTGTGCATACAAGTTGCGACGTCCTGTACGGATGTACCTTAATCGCAACACTGATATGGTTATGATTGGTGGTAGGCACCCAGTGAAAGCTCGTTACTCTGTTGGATTCAAGTCTGATGGGAAAATTACAGCTTTGCACCTAGACCTATTAATTAATGCTGGGATATCTCCAGATGCAAGCCCTCTGATGCCAGGAACAATTATATCAAGTGTGAAGAAATACAATTGGGGTGCTCTGTCATTTGACATCAAGGTCTGCAAAACAAATAATACATCCAAATCTGTAATGCGGGCTCCTGGGGATACACAAGGCTCTCTAATAGCTGATGCTATCATTGAGCATGTTGCATCAGTACTTTCAGTTGATGCTAACAGCGTGAGGGAAAAGAATTTTCACACCTATGGTAGTCTTCAGTTGTTCTACCCAGATAGTGCTGGTGAAGCTTCTACATACACATTACATTCTATTTTCAATAGGTTGATCTCAACTTCGAGCTACCTGGATCGAGCTGAATCCATCAAGCAGTTTAACAGTAGCAATAAGTGGCGGAAACGGGGTATTTCTTGTGTTCCCCTCATTTTCAGAGTTGAACCAAGGGCAGCTCCTGGAAGGGTTTCTGTGCTCAATGATGGCTCCATAGTGGTAGAAGTTGGAGGAATTGAAATCGGTCAAGGACTGTGGACTAAAGTACAACAGATGACTGCATTTGCTTTGGGAAAATTATGGCCAGATGGGGTTGAAGGTCTTCTTGAGAGAGTGCGTGTCCTACAGGCTGACACCTTGAACTTAATACAGGGCGGGCTTACTGCTGGTAGCACTTCATCTGAATCTAGTTGTGCAGCCACCCTTCAGGCATGCAATATGCTGGTTGACAGGTTAAAGCCAGTCTTGGATAGGCTGCAGCAGCAATCCAAAGATGTCTCATGGGATACTTTGATTTCTCAG GCCTCTAAAGAAAATGTTAATTTATCTGCGAGTGCATACTGGGTACCTGGCCAAGAGTCTAATAAGTACCTGAACTATGGAGCCGCTATAAGTGAG GTGGAGATTGACCTTCTTACAGGAGCAATTACTTTACTAAGGGGCGATCTTGTGTATGACTGTGGGAAGAGCTTGAACCCTGCAGTGGACCTAGGACAG attgAAGGTTCCTTTATACAGGGAATTGGCTTCTTCGTATACGAAGAATATGTTACGAACAGTGACGGCTTGATGATTTGCAACAGCACATGGGACTACAAGATCCCAAGTGTCGACATAATCCCAAAGCAGTTTAATGCCGAGGTTCTGAACACTGGATATCATAAGAACCGTGTGCTTTCTTCAAAAG CTTCTGGTGAACCTGCCTTAATTGCTGCCTCATCGGTTCATTGTGCACTGAGGGAAGCTATCAGAGCAGCGAGAAGGGAGTTTGCAAACAGCACTGGATCCGGAAGCTCACCTCTGGAATTCCAGATGGATGTCCCTGCGCCAATGACACTGGTGAAAGAACTATGTGGTTTCGATATTGTGGACAAGTACTTGGAAAGTCTATCTACCCAGGAACGTGCAGCTGGGGCGTAA
- the LOC101757363 gene encoding putative aldehyde oxidase-like protein isoform X2 yields the protein MASSMSSVVGKATAVERLVFALNGRRYEVAAADVDPSTRLLEFIRTRTPFKGTKLGCGEGGCGACVVLIAKYNPKTNEVTEFTASSCLTLLYSINFCSVITTEGLGNTQDGFHAVQKRMSGFHASQCGFCTPGMCMSIFTSLINADKSKRPEPSKGFSKLKVSEAEKAFSGNLCRCTGYRPIVDACKSFASDVDLEDLGLNIFWKRGDKNPDVSDLPSYTLGGGVCTFPDFLKSEIKSSLDDLNDACIAASREGWYHPRSIKEYYELINSCLFSDSVKVVVGNTSTGIPGYKDQDLYNKYIEIGGIPELSNIVRTESGFEIGAATTISRTIEILKQECESISSPNGSVVFRKLADHMSKVATPFVRNTASIGGNIILAQKYPFPSDIATILLGAGATVCLQVVAGRRQITLEEFLGQPPLDPTTLLLSIFIPHWISDYQTKTTLLFETYRAAPRPLGNAVSYVNCAFLGHASVDQQSNALVLNNLRLAFGAYGTKHAIRAKKVEEFLAGKSLTASVVLGAIQLLRDVIVPMEGTSHPEYRVSAAVGFLFSFLSPLAKGIPQPGKALTSGSADSADTDDVRNLPVSSRRETISNDDYKPVGEPIKKYGVELQASGEAVYVDDIPAPKNCLYGEFIYSTQPLAHVKSIKFKSSLASEKIIDVVSAKDIPSGGENIGSTFTFGDEPLFGDTVAEYAGQALGVVIAETQRYADMAAKQVIIEYDTKDLSPPILTVEQAVENSSYFKVPPELYPTEVGDVSKGMAHADHKIPSTEVKLASEYYFYMETQTALAIPDEDNTLVVYSSSQYPELAQSVIARCLGIPFSKVRVITRRAGGGFGGKAFRSFQVATAAALCAYKLRRPVRMYLNRNTDMVMIGGRHPVKARYSVGFKSDGKITALHLDLLINAGISPDASPLMPGTIISSVKKYNWGALSFDIKVCKTNNTSKSVMRAPGDTQGSLIADAIIEHVASVLSVDANSVREKNFHTYGSLQLFYPDSAGEASTYTLHSIFNRLISTSSYLDRAESIKQFNSSNKWRKRGISCVPLIFRVEPRAAPGRVSVLNDGSIVVEVGGIEIGQGLWTKVQQMTAFALGKLWPDGVEGLLERVRVLQADTLNLIQGGLTAGSTSSESSCAATLQACNMLVDRLKPVLDRLQQQSKDVSWDTLISQASKENVNLSASAYWVPGQESNKYLNYGAAISEVEIDLLTGAITLLRGDLVYDCGKSLNPAVDLGQV from the exons ATGGCGTCGTCGATGTCGTCGGTGGTGGGGAAGGCGACGGCGGTGGAGAGGTTGGTGTTCGCGTTGAACGGGCGGCGGTACgaggtggccgccgccgacgtggaTCCGTCGACGAGGCTGCTGGAGTTCATCCGCACGAGGACGCCATTCAAGGGCACCAAGCTCGGCTGCGGCGAAG GTGGTTGTGGGGCTTGTGTCGTACTTATAGCAAAGTATAACCCCAAGACAAATGAAGTGACTGAATTTACAGCAAGTTCATGCCTGACACTTCTTTACAGTATAAATTTCTGTTCAGTTATCACTACTGAGGGTCTGGGGAACACCCAAGATGGCTTTCATGCTGTTCAGAAGAGGATGTCCGGGTTTCATGCCTCTCAGTGTGGCTTCTGCACTCCTGGAATGTGCATGTCTATTTTCACCTCCCTTATCAATGCTGACAAATCCAAGAGGCCAGAACCATCAAAAGGGTTCTCAAAACTAAAAGTATCAGAAGCAGAAAAGGCTTTTTCAGGCAACTTGTGTAGATGCACTGGTTACCGTCCAATTGTTGATGCCTGCAAAAGTTTTGCATCAGATGTTGACTTGGAGGATTTGGGCCTTAATATATTCTGGAAGAGAGGTGATAAGAATCCAGACGTTAGTGATTTACCAAGTTACACTCTTGGTGGTGGAGTCTGCACTTTCCCGGACTTCCTAAAATCTGAGATAAAATCTTCCCTTGATGATTTGAATGATGCTTGTATTGCAGCATCCAGGGAGGGCTGGTATCATCCTAGAAGTATCAAAGAGTATTATGAGCTAATAAATTCTTGTTTATTTAGTGACTCAGTCAAAGTGGTTGTTGGGAACACCAGTACCGGTATTCCAGGATACAAGGATCAAGACCTCTACAATAAGTATATTGAGATAGGTGGTATTCCAGAACTTTCAAATATTGTAAGGACAGAGTCAGGCTTTGAAATTGGAGCAGCTACAACAATTTCTAGGACCATCGAGATACTTAAGCAAGAGTGTGAATCTATATCGTCTCCAAATGGCagtgttgttttcagaaaactTGCTGACCACATGAGCAAAGTTGCCACACCATTTGTCCGTAACACAGCTAGTATTGGAGGCAACATAATTTTGGCACAAAAATACCCATTTCCCTCAGACATTGCAACCATACTTCTCGGTGCTGGTGCTACTGTTTGTCTTCAGGTTGTTGCAGGACGGAGGCAAATTACTTTGGAAGAGTTCCTAGGGCAGCCTCCTTTGGATCCTACTACTTTACTCCTGAGCATATTCATTCCACATTGGATTTCAGATTATCAGACAAAAACAACTTTGTTATTTGAAACTTACCGGGCAGCACCTCGTCCTCTTGGAAATGCTGTTTCATATGTAAATTGTGCTTTCTTGGGGCATGCTTCTGTGGATCAACAATCAAATGCTCTTGTATTGAACAATCTGCGCTTGGCTTTTGGTGCATATGGAACAAAACATGCTATTAGAGCAAAGAAAGTGGAGGAATTCCTAGCTGGTAAATCACTCACTGCGTCGGTTGTACTTGGAGCAATTCAGTTACTTAGGGATGTGATTGTACCAATGGAGGGAACATCACATCCTGAATATAGAGTCAGTGCAGCTGTTGGATTTCTCTTCAGTTTCCTATCCCCTCTTGCGAAAGGCATCCCACAGCCTGGAAAAGCTCTGACCAGTGGTTCTGCTGATTCAGCAGATACAGATGATGTGCGTAACCTGCCAGTATCATCACGTCGAGAAACAATTTCCAATGACGATTATAAACCAGTTGGCGAGCCGATTAAGAAGTATGGCGTTGAACTTCAAGCTTCTG GGGAGGCAGTTTATGTCGATGATATTCCGGCTCCAAAGAATTGCCTCTATGGAGAATTTATTTACAGCACACAACCTCTTGCTCATGTCAAGAGTATTAAATTCAAGTCTTCATTAGCGTCAGAGAAGATCATCGATGTTGTTTCTGCCAAGGATATTCCAAGTGGTGGAGAAAATATTGGATCGACCTTCACATTTGGGGATGAACCACTGTTTGGTGATACAGTTGCTGAGTATGCTGGACAGGCTCTTGGTGTCGTG ATTGCAGAAACCCAAAGGTATGCTGATATGGCAGCCAAGCAGGTTATTATTGAATATGACACTAAAGATTTGAGCCCACCGATCTTAACTGTGGAACAAGCAGTCGAAAACAGTAGCTACTTCAAAGTCCCCCCAGAGTTGTATCCTACAGAAGTTGGCGATGTTTCCAAGGGAATGGCACATGCTGATCACAAGATCCCGTCAACAGAA GTAAAACTTGCCTCTGAGTACTACTTCTACATGGAAACACAGACTGCACTAGCCATTCCAGATGAGGATAACACCTTGGTGGTCTACAGTTCGTCACAGTACCCTGAACTTGCACAAAGTGTCATAGCACGGTGTCTGGGAATTCCATTCAGCAAGGTGCGTGTCATTACAAGAAGGGCTGGAGGTGGCTTTGGTGGAAAGGCATTTAGATCATTCCAG GTTGCAACAGCAGCTGCACTTTGTGCATACAAGTTGCGACGTCCTGTACGGATGTACCTTAATCGCAACACTGATATGGTTATGATTGGTGGTAGGCACCCAGTGAAAGCTCGTTACTCTGTTGGATTCAAGTCTGATGGGAAAATTACAGCTTTGCACCTAGACCTATTAATTAATGCTGGGATATCTCCAGATGCAAGCCCTCTGATGCCAGGAACAATTATATCAAGTGTGAAGAAATACAATTGGGGTGCTCTGTCATTTGACATCAAGGTCTGCAAAACAAATAATACATCCAAATCTGTAATGCGGGCTCCTGGGGATACACAAGGCTCTCTAATAGCTGATGCTATCATTGAGCATGTTGCATCAGTACTTTCAGTTGATGCTAACAGCGTGAGGGAAAAGAATTTTCACACCTATGGTAGTCTTCAGTTGTTCTACCCAGATAGTGCTGGTGAAGCTTCTACATACACATTACATTCTATTTTCAATAGGTTGATCTCAACTTCGAGCTACCTGGATCGAGCTGAATCCATCAAGCAGTTTAACAGTAGCAATAAGTGGCGGAAACGGGGTATTTCTTGTGTTCCCCTCATTTTCAGAGTTGAACCAAGGGCAGCTCCTGGAAGGGTTTCTGTGCTCAATGATGGCTCCATAGTGGTAGAAGTTGGAGGAATTGAAATCGGTCAAGGACTGTGGACTAAAGTACAACAGATGACTGCATTTGCTTTGGGAAAATTATGGCCAGATGGGGTTGAAGGTCTTCTTGAGAGAGTGCGTGTCCTACAGGCTGACACCTTGAACTTAATACAGGGCGGGCTTACTGCTGGTAGCACTTCATCTGAATCTAGTTGTGCAGCCACCCTTCAGGCATGCAATATGCTGGTTGACAGGTTAAAGCCAGTCTTGGATAGGCTGCAGCAGCAATCCAAAGATGTCTCATGGGATACTTTGATTTCTCAG GCCTCTAAAGAAAATGTTAATTTATCTGCGAGTGCATACTGGGTACCTGGCCAAGAGTCTAATAAGTACCTGAACTATGGAGCCGCTATAAGTGAG GTGGAGATTGACCTTCTTACAGGAGCAATTACTTTACTAAGGGGCGATCTTGTGTATGACTGTGGGAAGAGCTTGAACCCTGCAGTGGACCTAGGACAG GTGTAG